The following coding sequences lie in one Amycolatopsis cihanbeyliensis genomic window:
- a CDS encoding DUF2855 family protein translates to MSPMDAWDLLFERDDLTRYEVRQATSARLRPGQVRLAVERFGITTVTATYALFGDSPLRFFDVFPAPEGFGRVPVWGFARVVESRAAGIVEGSRFFGYFPTSTHHIVTPEAISGGFIDTEQKAVPHDWYRTYETATPEADELDDRRALLHPLFPCSFTLADAIGKHATEGVKSVLISSASCKTAIGLADLLARRDGISVTGVTSGEHKAFARGLELYDSVVAYDELGADAVPSPALFVDFTNSAERIRAVYRHAGAQLTTTFLAGFTHPSTSFAPPEVGDPQPQPYFTPAVEEQTMAEVGADAYKRRYREAEEEFLTGTRSWLVVQRGNGPDAIADAFRTVLAGEQKPAVGAVLTP, encoded by the coding sequence ATGTCCCCTATGGATGCCTGGGACCTGCTGTTCGAACGGGACGACCTCACCAGGTACGAGGTTCGTCAGGCCACATCCGCGAGGTTGCGACCGGGCCAGGTCCGCCTCGCCGTCGAGCGTTTCGGCATCACCACGGTCACCGCGACCTACGCGCTGTTCGGCGACTCGCCCCTGCGGTTCTTCGACGTGTTCCCCGCTCCGGAAGGATTCGGCCGGGTACCGGTGTGGGGATTCGCTCGCGTCGTCGAGTCACGTGCCGCCGGCATCGTCGAGGGCAGCAGGTTCTTCGGGTACTTCCCGACGTCCACCCACCATATTGTCACCCCCGAGGCGATTTCCGGCGGGTTCATCGACACCGAGCAGAAGGCCGTCCCGCACGACTGGTACCGGACCTACGAGACAGCCACCCCGGAGGCTGACGAGCTGGACGACCGGCGGGCACTGTTGCACCCGCTGTTCCCGTGTTCCTTCACCCTGGCCGACGCCATCGGCAAACACGCGACCGAGGGCGTCAAGTCGGTGTTGATCAGCAGCGCGTCCTGCAAGACGGCCATCGGCCTGGCTGACCTGCTGGCGCGCCGGGACGGCATTTCAGTGACCGGCGTGACCTCGGGCGAGCACAAGGCGTTCGCCCGCGGCCTCGAGCTCTACGACTCGGTGGTGGCCTACGACGAACTCGGCGCCGACGCCGTGCCGAGCCCGGCCCTGTTCGTCGACTTCACCAACTCCGCCGAGCGGATACGCGCGGTCTACCGGCACGCGGGCGCCCAGTTGACCACCACCTTCCTCGCCGGATTCACCCACCCCAGCACGTCGTTCGCCCCGCCGGAGGTCGGTGATCCGCAGCCGCAACCGTACTTCACGCCCGCGGTGGAAGAGCAGACCATGGCCGAAGTCGGCGCCGACGCCTACAAGCGCCGTTACCGGGAGGCGGAGGAAGAGTTCCTCACCGGCACCAGGTCCTGGCTGGTGGTCCAGCGCGGGAACGGTCCGGACGCGATCGCCGACGCGTTCCGCACCGTGCTCGCCGGTGAACAGAAGCCGGCAGTGGGGGCGGTGCTGACACCATGA
- a CDS encoding FAD-binding oxidoreductase codes for MTQQPTNIERRNAATLPQPAAIAADDPRYETAVRCGFNQRFVSDANYICFPTSTAEVLAAIDKAVAAGKRVTVRSGGHGYEGTGSAEGGMLLDLSMMTDVDFDRARRAFSMQPGAKVGDIYRELYKRWGVTVPAGEGTEVCIGGHLVGGGFGPLSRRYGAIVDYLCAVEVVVVDASGHARAIVATDEPDDPHHDLWWAHTGGGGGNFGVVTRYWLRQPGATSSDPHELLPTAPVRWRNGQLVWSWDTMTERDFVKIVRNYAAWFERNSAPGSPEADLTAFFCATHRSGGLIAIGSLIDDDIPGARRLTNEFFDAVTEGVEVEPSARADNGVVSWLYFFTHSNRGDHNALGGSRFKLKSAYLRRGYTDEQTATAYRHLDTENPKSIYFMFIGYGGRVNAVAPDATAVAQRNSILKGAFLSAWWDPDEDEYHIGNLRALYRDIYAETGGVPVPDENNEGAYINYPDRDLADPQWNTSGVPWSTLYYKENYPRLQRIKKLYDPRNEFRHCLSIEPPDNQP; via the coding sequence GTGACGCAGCAGCCCACGAACATAGAGCGCCGGAACGCCGCCACGCTGCCGCAGCCTGCCGCCATCGCCGCGGATGATCCTCGCTACGAGACGGCTGTTCGCTGCGGGTTCAACCAACGTTTCGTGTCCGATGCGAACTATATCTGCTTTCCCACCAGCACCGCTGAGGTCCTCGCCGCGATCGACAAGGCGGTGGCTGCGGGAAAGCGAGTCACCGTCCGCAGCGGCGGTCACGGCTACGAGGGAACCGGCTCGGCCGAAGGAGGCATGCTGCTCGACCTTTCCATGATGACCGACGTAGACTTCGACCGCGCTCGACGTGCCTTCTCGATGCAGCCTGGCGCGAAGGTCGGCGATATCTACCGTGAGCTCTACAAACGTTGGGGTGTAACGGTTCCAGCCGGGGAAGGCACGGAAGTCTGCATCGGCGGGCACCTTGTCGGTGGTGGATTCGGACCGCTGTCCCGGCGCTACGGCGCCATAGTGGACTACCTCTGCGCGGTCGAGGTCGTCGTCGTCGACGCCTCGGGGCACGCCAGGGCGATCGTGGCCACCGACGAGCCCGACGATCCGCACCATGACCTGTGGTGGGCACACACCGGTGGTGGCGGCGGCAACTTCGGCGTGGTGACCAGGTACTGGCTACGGCAGCCGGGGGCGACCTCGAGCGACCCGCACGAACTCCTGCCCACGGCTCCCGTCCGGTGGCGCAACGGCCAGCTGGTGTGGTCCTGGGACACGATGACCGAACGCGACTTCGTCAAGATCGTGCGCAACTACGCAGCCTGGTTCGAGCGCAACAGCGCACCGGGGAGCCCGGAGGCGGATCTCACCGCCTTCTTCTGCGCGACCCATCGGTCCGGCGGGCTGATCGCGATCGGGTCGCTCATCGACGACGACATCCCCGGCGCGCGGCGGCTGACGAACGAGTTCTTCGATGCGGTAACCGAAGGTGTCGAGGTCGAGCCGTCGGCGCGGGCCGACAACGGGGTCGTATCGTGGCTGTACTTCTTCACTCATTCAAACCGCGGCGACCACAACGCGCTTGGCGGCTCCCGGTTCAAGCTCAAGTCCGCCTACCTGCGCAGGGGGTATACGGACGAGCAGACCGCCACGGCATACCGCCATCTGGACACCGAGAACCCGAAGTCGATCTACTTCATGTTCATCGGGTACGGCGGCCGGGTCAACGCCGTGGCGCCGGACGCCACCGCGGTCGCGCAGCGAAACTCGATACTCAAGGGCGCCTTCCTTTCGGCGTGGTGGGATCCGGACGAGGATGAATACCACATTGGGAACCTGCGTGCGCTCTACCGGGATATCTACGCCGAGACCGGAGGTGTACCGGTTCCCGACGAGAACAACGAGGGTGCCTACATCAACTACCCGGACCGGGACCTCGCCGATCCACAATGGAACACGTCAGGAGTGCCGTGGTCCACCCTGTACTATAAGGAGAACTACCCGCGGCTGCAACGGATCAAGAAGTTGTATGACCCGCGTAACGAGTTCCGCCACTGCCTTTCGATCGAACCACCCGATAATCAACCATGA
- a CDS encoding DUF2306 domain-containing protein, with amino-acid sequence MTQNVDAVAATGGRATGPTNRPTRPVWWRRPWIIPLALVVLAFLVYQLSPFRELNEETAPLPPHDGFPLYFPLLLIHMFFGTVAMITVVLQLWPWLRANHPRVHRISGRFYVVSALIGGCTGLVIVPFAPVVGQVGVSMATITWMAVTTMAFIRARQRQFAKHRRLMLYSFAIVMNNVWGVILGRIGLSMTDVIDINYVQETVRWVGWVGNLMLVQWWIYRTEDRRKALRRRNSEAVS; translated from the coding sequence ATGACCCAGAACGTCGACGCCGTCGCGGCAACCGGCGGGCGGGCCACCGGACCGACGAACCGGCCGACCCGGCCGGTCTGGTGGCGCCGCCCCTGGATCATCCCGCTGGCCCTGGTCGTGCTCGCCTTCCTGGTTTACCAGCTCAGCCCGTTCCGGGAACTGAACGAGGAGACGGCACCGCTGCCGCCGCACGACGGTTTCCCCCTCTACTTCCCGCTCCTGCTCATACATATGTTCTTCGGCACCGTCGCGATGATCACCGTGGTGCTTCAACTGTGGCCGTGGCTGCGGGCCAACCACCCACGGGTGCACCGGATCAGTGGCCGGTTCTACGTGGTGTCGGCATTGATCGGCGGTTGCACCGGTCTCGTCATCGTCCCGTTCGCGCCGGTCGTCGGGCAGGTCGGTGTCTCCATGGCCACGATCACGTGGATGGCCGTGACCACCATGGCATTCATCCGGGCACGGCAGCGTCAGTTCGCCAAGCACCGCCGCCTGATGCTGTACAGCTTCGCGATCGTCATGAACAACGTGTGGGGCGTCATCCTGGGCCGGATAGGCCTATCCATGACCGACGTGATCGACATCAACTACGTGCAGGAAACCGTGCGATGGGTCGGCTGGGTGGGCAACCTGATGCTCGTCCAGTGGTGGATCTATCGCACCGAGGATCGCCGGAAGGCACTCCGGCGACGGAACTCGGAGGCCGTGTCGTGA
- a CDS encoding condensation domain-containing protein, translating into MTGAPLSFNQEFLLAFDKGDADGAFGERHILVDAWRLTGPVEATVLQQALNDVVARHDVLRTDVVAGEGGGHQVVHPPNQADLSVRMLDSGDRDRDAEALLNDVDEQPINVAEIPHLRAVLGQFDEKDSVLVLATHHVASDDWSMGLLVRDLAACYTARLAGKQADLPEAPQYAEFAVWQRHGGIATGQARDYWRHKLHGNGMTAVPTDRPLPDDRHDVYAAHRFVLDDDLSAKVGAFARSVRSTPFMVLLAAHQLQLRDMTGVSRIMTPTFTAGRYQERFNNTVGPFFNLLPLLTDLGDARHLRDAVTRVRTTCFEAYAHDIPFGDIVDEVPQITEAFGDPGGAVVAFQVLQPPAFSDDLVLGEATGTAIRDRRLSQRRSSSIPNGGSWALEILRSGRIVSSLKYNANTFDGSTITGIADDFRRRLEAALT; encoded by the coding sequence ATGACTGGCGCCCCGCTCTCCTTCAACCAGGAGTTCCTACTCGCGTTCGACAAGGGCGACGCCGACGGCGCGTTCGGCGAACGGCACATCCTCGTCGACGCCTGGCGGCTCACCGGCCCGGTGGAAGCGACCGTGCTCCAGCAGGCGCTGAACGACGTCGTGGCCCGGCATGACGTGCTGCGTACCGATGTCGTGGCCGGCGAGGGCGGCGGCCACCAGGTCGTCCACCCCCCGAACCAGGCCGACCTTTCGGTGCGAATGCTGGATTCCGGCGACCGTGACCGCGACGCGGAGGCCCTGCTCAACGACGTCGACGAGCAGCCGATCAACGTCGCGGAGATTCCGCACCTGCGGGCGGTGCTCGGGCAGTTCGACGAGAAGGACTCGGTGCTGGTACTCGCGACACATCACGTCGCCAGCGACGACTGGTCGATGGGGCTGCTGGTACGCGACCTCGCCGCCTGCTACACCGCGCGGCTGGCCGGAAAGCAGGCCGATCTCCCGGAAGCACCGCAGTACGCGGAGTTCGCCGTGTGGCAGCGACACGGCGGTATCGCCACCGGGCAGGCACGAGACTACTGGCGGCACAAACTTCACGGAAACGGCATGACCGCCGTCCCCACCGACCGGCCCTTGCCCGACGACCGGCACGATGTCTACGCCGCACACCGATTCGTCCTCGACGATGACCTTTCGGCCAAGGTCGGGGCATTCGCCCGGTCGGTACGCAGCACGCCATTCATGGTCTTGCTTGCCGCACATCAGCTGCAGTTGCGGGACATGACCGGCGTGTCCCGGATCATGACACCGACCTTCACCGCGGGCCGGTACCAGGAGCGCTTCAACAACACGGTCGGTCCGTTCTTCAACCTGTTGCCCTTGCTGACCGACCTTGGCGACGCCCGGCACCTGCGCGATGCCGTCACCCGGGTGCGGACGACGTGCTTCGAAGCATACGCGCACGACATCCCGTTCGGTGACATCGTCGACGAGGTGCCACAGATCACCGAGGCGTTCGGCGATCCGGGCGGCGCCGTGGTCGCGTTTCAGGTGTTGCAACCGCCTGCCTTCTCCGACGACCTCGTTCTCGGCGAGGCCACCGGTACCGCGATTCGCGACCGGCGGCTGTCGCAGCGGCGAAGTTCGAGCATTCCCAACGGGGGCTCGTGGGCACTGGAGATCCTGCGCTCGGGCCGGATCGTGAGCAGCTTGAAGTACAACGCCAACACGTTCGACGGCAGCACGATCACCGGAATCGCCGACGACTTCCGGCGCCGGCTCGAGGCCGCGCTGACGTGA
- a CDS encoding acyl-CoA dehydrogenase family protein, with amino-acid sequence MTSTRTEPGHVRAPETGLAAEEAVARARAIASGLVERQAETEQRTYYAPDVHDQLVNAGLYRLLVPRRYGGYELGADTFARVCTALARGCPSTGWMYLFGAAHALVVGTLFEERAQRELFATGDFICPATVAPAGSATRVDGGWVVNGTWRYCSGSPYATHFLGHTMVHRDGDPEPTPLMFVLPRESWRLEDDWGGQLGLRGSGSHGITAVEAHVPDHLTRTGLLPQTDPTKGTPGRALHTNPEYGGGPLSFMLLELGILAVGMAQGALDAYDELMRARTTSFWPIVPRTEDPDYQFRYGEAAGMIAAAEAAVLDAVRQWRDLSARGPAAITRERELRLALIGRETVRLCWRAVESQLFPTAGSSSVRAGERVERVWRDMSMLHSHAGLGTFLSSMANRELAQAHFFADQA; translated from the coding sequence ATGACGAGCACCAGAACCGAGCCGGGACACGTGCGGGCTCCCGAAACCGGACTCGCCGCGGAGGAGGCGGTGGCACGGGCCAGGGCCATCGCGAGCGGCCTCGTCGAACGGCAGGCCGAGACCGAGCAACGAACCTACTACGCACCGGACGTCCACGACCAGCTCGTGAACGCCGGTCTCTACCGGCTGCTGGTCCCGCGCCGCTACGGTGGCTACGAGCTCGGCGCCGACACCTTCGCCAGGGTCTGCACGGCGCTCGCCCGCGGGTGCCCCTCGACCGGCTGGATGTACCTGTTCGGCGCGGCGCACGCGCTGGTCGTCGGCACGCTGTTCGAGGAACGGGCGCAGCGGGAACTGTTCGCCACCGGCGACTTCATCTGTCCCGCCACGGTCGCGCCCGCGGGCTCGGCGACGCGTGTCGACGGCGGCTGGGTGGTGAACGGAACCTGGCGCTACTGCTCCGGTTCGCCGTACGCGACACATTTCCTCGGTCACACCATGGTGCACCGGGACGGCGATCCGGAGCCGACGCCCCTGATGTTCGTCCTGCCGCGCGAGTCGTGGCGGTTGGAGGACGACTGGGGCGGCCAACTTGGCTTACGCGGCAGCGGGTCGCACGGCATCACGGCGGTCGAAGCCCACGTCCCCGACCACCTGACCCGCACGGGCCTGCTCCCCCAGACCGACCCCACCAAGGGAACACCGGGACGAGCGCTGCACACCAACCCCGAGTACGGCGGCGGCCCGCTCAGCTTCATGCTTCTCGAACTCGGCATCCTCGCGGTGGGTATGGCGCAGGGTGCCCTGGACGCCTACGACGAGCTGATGCGGGCCAGGACCACCAGTTTCTGGCCGATCGTGCCGCGGACCGAGGACCCCGACTACCAGTTCCGGTACGGCGAGGCGGCGGGCATGATCGCGGCGGCCGAGGCGGCGGTACTGGACGCGGTCCGGCAGTGGCGGGACCTGAGTGCGCGGGGACCGGCCGCGATCACCCGCGAGCGGGAACTGCGGCTGGCCCTGATCGGCAGGGAAACCGTTCGGCTGTGCTGGCGCGCGGTCGAAAGCCAGTTGTTCCCCACTGCCGGGTCCAGCTCGGTGCGCGCCGGGGAGCGGGTCGAGCGGGTCTGGCGCGACATGTCGATGCTGCACAGCCATGCCGGGCTCGGCACCTTCCTGTCCAGCATGGCCAATCGCGAGCTGGCCCAAGCCCATTTCTTCGCAGACCAGGCCTGA
- a CDS encoding cytochrome P450 family protein: MSTSRCPVLDSSGSGIHELATKLRDQGPAVRVELPGGVHAWWVTRYEVAKQLLGDRNVTKSAHAHWPAFREGEIPPGWQLISWVAMDNVSTAYGADHLRLRRLIGKAFTARRVEQLRPRVAELVTSLLDDIAAEQGDTVDLRAMFCYPLPARLMAGVIGMTEEQRRQTAIAMNRMADIDVTPEQAAGILAGWRAAIEELIADKRANPGEDIASDLIAARDDEDGAKLSDQELTDTIFAILGAGSDTTINFLDNAITALLTRPDQLDLVRSGKAGWSDVIEETLRVECPLASLPLRFAVEDVELDGLTIKRGEPILINYAALGRDPELHGATAADFDVTRPNKDHVSFGHGPHYCLGSGIARLVASTGLPALFERFPDMSLAVEPGQLEPLPTFIMNAHTTLPVRLTAALPANA; encoded by the coding sequence ATGTCGACGAGCCGATGCCCGGTGCTCGACAGCAGCGGCAGTGGAATCCACGAACTCGCGACCAAGCTGCGTGACCAGGGACCCGCGGTCCGGGTGGAGCTTCCCGGCGGCGTGCACGCGTGGTGGGTCACCCGCTACGAGGTCGCCAAGCAGTTGCTCGGCGATCGCAACGTCACCAAGAGCGCGCACGCACACTGGCCCGCGTTCCGCGAGGGCGAGATCCCACCCGGCTGGCAACTGATCAGCTGGGTGGCGATGGACAACGTGTCCACCGCGTACGGCGCCGACCACCTCCGGCTGCGCAGGCTGATCGGGAAGGCGTTCACCGCTCGGCGAGTCGAGCAACTGCGACCGCGGGTAGCCGAGCTGGTCACCAGCCTGCTCGACGATATCGCCGCGGAGCAGGGAGACACGGTCGACCTGCGAGCGATGTTCTGCTACCCCCTTCCCGCGCGGCTGATGGCCGGCGTGATCGGCATGACCGAGGAGCAGCGCAGGCAGACCGCGATCGCGATGAACCGGATGGCGGACATCGACGTCACTCCCGAACAGGCGGCGGGCATCCTCGCCGGTTGGCGTGCCGCGATCGAAGAGCTGATCGCCGACAAGCGGGCGAACCCCGGCGAGGACATCGCCAGCGACTTGATCGCCGCGCGTGACGACGAGGACGGCGCGAAGCTGTCCGACCAGGAGCTGACCGACACCATCTTCGCGATCCTCGGCGCCGGCTCGGACACCACGATCAACTTTCTGGACAACGCGATCACCGCCCTGCTCACCCGTCCCGATCAGCTCGACCTGGTCAGGTCGGGCAAGGCCGGCTGGTCCGACGTGATCGAGGAAACCCTGCGCGTCGAGTGCCCGCTGGCCAGCCTGCCGTTGCGGTTCGCGGTGGAGGATGTCGAACTGGATGGCCTGACCATCAAGCGGGGTGAGCCGATCCTGATCAACTACGCCGCGCTGGGGCGCGACCCGGAACTGCACGGCGCGACCGCGGCCGACTTCGATGTCACCCGGCCGAACAAGGATCACGTCTCGTTCGGGCACGGCCCGCACTACTGCCTCGGCTCCGGAATCGCCCGGCTGGTGGCGTCGACCGGCTTGCCCGCCCTGTTCGAGCGGTTCCCGGACATGAGCCTCGCGGTCGAACCGGGCCAGTTGGAGCCGCTGCCGACGTTCATCATGAACGCCCACACCACCCTGCCGGTCCGGCTGACCGCGGCGCTGCCCGCGAATGCCTGA
- a CDS encoding aspartate aminotransferase family protein → MAAETAEGIQWPAETRSFCAELPFTPRTTIFEYGKGIQLFDIHGRNYLDALSGVFVTCFGYDCEPITTAMNEQLHRGLAFQPPLHGTNRNALRLAHALAELAPDGITAVKLLSGGSEAVEAAIRLARVYHTVSGNPAKQKILSHYESYHGATYGSLGLTGHPGVKVFGQPMPDVVHTLPPETLAKQWNLTPEQAGEQAAAMIEQTIEAEGPDNVAALVVETLSQLRELAAPDRGYFARVREICDRYNVLLVFDEIVTGFGRTGQNFGAHTVGVTPDLICAGKGISGGYAPLSALLIHERVASPFRDQDGHMAFGTTHTFSGNPIAAAAGLAAVTHFTEGDFLPKIQQLSNHLRKGMDSSVGEKATVNIAGLLCGVSVPDPEGRGVGDLIETACWERGVIVRGMPYGIMLAPPFITTRTQLDEMCAVVGSAIDEVIG, encoded by the coding sequence ATGGCAGCCGAAACCGCCGAAGGGATCCAGTGGCCGGCCGAGACCCGGTCGTTCTGCGCCGAGTTGCCGTTCACGCCAAGAACCACGATCTTCGAGTACGGCAAGGGAATCCAGCTGTTCGACATCCATGGCCGCAACTATCTCGACGCGCTGTCCGGCGTGTTCGTCACGTGTTTCGGGTACGACTGTGAGCCGATCACCACGGCGATGAACGAGCAGTTGCACCGCGGCCTCGCCTTCCAGCCACCGCTGCACGGTACGAACCGCAACGCCCTGCGCTTGGCCCACGCCCTGGCCGAGCTCGCGCCAGACGGGATCACGGCGGTGAAACTGCTCAGCGGTGGTTCGGAGGCGGTCGAGGCGGCCATCCGGCTGGCTCGGGTCTACCACACCGTCAGTGGCAACCCGGCCAAGCAAAAGATCCTCAGTCACTACGAGAGTTACCACGGCGCCACGTACGGCTCGCTCGGCCTCACCGGTCATCCCGGTGTCAAGGTGTTCGGCCAACCGATGCCCGACGTGGTACACACGTTACCTCCGGAAACCTTGGCCAAGCAGTGGAATCTCACCCCCGAGCAGGCCGGGGAGCAGGCCGCGGCCATGATCGAGCAGACGATCGAAGCCGAAGGCCCCGACAATGTCGCGGCGCTGGTCGTGGAGACGCTCAGCCAGCTGCGTGAGCTCGCCGCACCGGACCGCGGCTACTTCGCACGGGTGCGGGAGATCTGCGACCGGTACAATGTGCTGCTGGTCTTCGACGAGATCGTCACCGGGTTCGGACGCACGGGGCAGAACTTCGGGGCGCACACCGTGGGCGTGACCCCGGACCTGATCTGTGCGGGCAAGGGCATCTCCGGCGGCTACGCCCCGTTGTCCGCGTTGCTGATCCACGAGCGGGTCGCATCGCCGTTCCGTGACCAGGACGGTCACATGGCTTTCGGGACGACACACACCTTCTCGGGCAACCCGATCGCGGCCGCCGCGGGCCTGGCCGCGGTCACCCACTTCACCGAAGGCGACTTCCTGCCGAAGATCCAGCAGCTGTCGAACCACCTGCGAAAGGGCATGGACAGCTCGGTCGGGGAAAAGGCCACGGTCAACATCGCCGGATTGCTGTGCGGTGTCAGTGTTCCCGATCCGGAAGGGCGCGGCGTCGGCGACCTGATCGAGACGGCGTGCTGGGAGCGCGGCGTGATCGTTCGCGGCATGCCTTACGGCATCATGCTCGCCCCGCCGTTCATCACCACGCGGACGCAACTGGACGAGATGTGCGCCGTGGTCGGCTCCGCCATCGACGAGGTCATCGGCTGA
- a CDS encoding non-ribosomal peptide synthetase produces MGFPSIQSRFAAQAARTPDATAVVCGDVLLSYRELNDRANQLANRLRSLGVRSENPVAVLMEHSADLVVALLAILKAGAFYLPLHSAYPRDRMQRIMDHAGGPILLVDSAMQRGETPTARVTIAVDVDQATAGMPRTDPASPTTSGDTAYVMHTSGSTGEPLGVAVPHRAVLELVADPCWDSGRHLRVLAVAPYAYSVSTYELWVPLLRGGQVVIAPSREVDARSLRHRISEHGITGLHLTAGLFRVLAEESPECLTGVQEVLTGGDVISAAAVRRVLDACPGIVVRSMYGATELSLFATSVPIPRPEPGSGVPLGRAMAGVRLYVLDGNHQPVPDGAVGELYVGGSRLAIGYYGRPDLTAERFVDDPFAGVGNRMYRTGDLVRMTGDGLVEFVSRVTDQVKIRGFRVEPVEVENVLAGQPGVAHTAVVARVAPSGEKRLVAYVVTDGAPLDLAALRAHTRAELPDYMVPAAFVEVDALPLTANGKVDRRALPEPDFDEIAGYQPPATERQELLCALFAEVLATDQVGIDDSFLDLGGQSMLAVRLATRIGKALGVEVGVSDVFNAPTVRELDIWLNSRVPAATT; encoded by the coding sequence ATGGGATTTCCGTCCATACAAAGCCGGTTCGCCGCACAGGCCGCCCGGACACCGGACGCGACCGCGGTGGTCTGTGGCGACGTTCTGCTGTCTTACCGGGAGCTGAACGATCGGGCGAACCAGCTCGCCAACCGGTTGCGGTCGCTCGGTGTACGATCCGAAAACCCGGTCGCGGTCCTGATGGAACATTCGGCCGACCTGGTGGTGGCCCTGCTGGCCATCCTGAAGGCGGGGGCGTTCTACCTGCCGTTGCACAGCGCGTATCCCCGCGACCGGATGCAGCGGATCATGGATCACGCCGGTGGGCCGATCCTGCTGGTGGACAGCGCCATGCAGCGGGGTGAGACGCCGACCGCGCGCGTCACGATCGCAGTGGACGTCGATCAGGCAACGGCAGGGATGCCGCGGACGGACCCGGCGAGCCCGACGACGTCCGGTGACACCGCGTACGTCATGCACACCTCCGGGTCAACCGGTGAACCTCTTGGTGTCGCGGTGCCGCACCGGGCTGTTCTGGAGCTCGTCGCCGACCCGTGCTGGGACAGCGGCCGGCACCTGCGTGTGCTTGCCGTCGCGCCATACGCGTACAGCGTGTCCACCTACGAGTTGTGGGTGCCGTTGCTCCGCGGCGGTCAGGTGGTGATCGCGCCGTCTCGCGAGGTCGACGCGCGGTCCCTGCGGCATCGGATCAGCGAGCACGGAATCACCGGGCTGCACCTGACCGCCGGCCTCTTCCGGGTGCTGGCCGAGGAGTCCCCGGAATGCCTCACGGGAGTACAGGAGGTGCTCACCGGCGGTGACGTGATCAGTGCCGCCGCCGTGCGGCGGGTTCTGGACGCCTGCCCTGGCATCGTGGTCAGGTCGATGTACGGGGCGACGGAACTGTCCCTGTTCGCGACGTCGGTGCCGATCCCGAGGCCGGAACCGGGCTCCGGTGTCCCTCTCGGCCGGGCCATGGCCGGTGTCCGGCTGTATGTCCTCGACGGGAACCACCAGCCGGTCCCGGACGGCGCTGTCGGCGAACTGTACGTCGGCGGCTCGCGACTCGCCATCGGATACTACGGCCGCCCGGATCTCACCGCCGAACGGTTCGTCGACGACCCGTTCGCGGGCGTAGGCAACCGGATGTACCGCACCGGTGACCTGGTTCGCATGACCGGTGACGGCTTGGTCGAGTTCGTGTCCCGGGTAACCGACCAGGTCAAGATCCGGGGCTTCCGGGTGGAGCCGGTCGAGGTCGAGAACGTCCTCGCGGGACAACCCGGCGTCGCACATACCGCCGTGGTGGCGCGAGTCGCCCCGTCTGGCGAGAAACGACTGGTCGCCTACGTCGTGACCGACGGCGCGCCGCTCGACCTCGCGGCACTGCGCGCTCACACGCGGGCCGAGCTGCCGGACTACATGGTGCCGGCGGCGTTCGTCGAGGTGGACGCATTGCCGTTGACCGCCAACGGGAAGGTCGACCGCAGGGCGCTGCCCGAACCGGACTTCGACGAGATCGCGGGTTACCAGCCGCCGGCGACCGAACGCCAGGAGCTGCTCTGCGCGCTGTTCGCCGAGGTGCTGGCGACCGACCAGGTCGGCATCGACGACAGCTTCCTGGACCTCGGTGGGCAGTCGATGCTGGCGGTGCGCCTTGCCACCCGGATCGGGAAGGCACTCGGCGTCGAGGTGGGCGTGAGCGACGTGTTCAACGCGCCGACCGTCCGGGAGCTGGACATCTGGCTGAACAGCCGCGTCCCGGCGGCAACCACGTGA